From the Acidovorax carolinensis genome, one window contains:
- a CDS encoding cupredoxin domain-containing protein, which produces MKFTRSTVSQLFAMIALAASGAAFASGNHAGGHGHDEGGETAVGKPGVAAKASRTITIEMSDNMRYTPSNIQVKQGETVRFIVKNTGQVKHELSLGTEKELLEHLEQMKKFPDMEHDEPSKITLGPGKQGDIVWQFTKAGAVNFACLMPGHYEAGMKGAIKVGRK; this is translated from the coding sequence ATGAAATTCACGCGATCCACTGTTTCTCAACTCTTCGCCATGATCGCGTTGGCCGCATCGGGGGCAGCCTTCGCCAGCGGCAACCATGCGGGCGGCCACGGCCATGATGAGGGTGGCGAGACGGCCGTTGGCAAGCCCGGCGTCGCCGCCAAAGCCAGTCGCACCATCACCATCGAAATGAGCGACAACATGCGGTACACGCCGTCGAACATTCAGGTCAAACAAGGCGAGACCGTGCGCTTCATCGTCAAGAACACAGGACAGGTCAAGCACGAACTCAGCCTGGGCACCGAGAAGGAATTGCTGGAGCACCTGGAGCAGATGAAGAAATTCCCCGACATGGAGCACGACGAGCCCAGCAAGATCACCTTGGGGCCGGGCAAGCAAGGCGACATCGTCTGGCAGTTCACCAAGGCGGGAGCCGTGAACTTCGCCTGCCTGATGCCTGGCCACTATGAGGCCGGCATGAAGGGCGCCATCAAGGTGGGCCGCAAATGA
- a CDS encoding copper-binding protein, with amino-acid sequence MNTIQRLLTISALAMGVALPMAGHAQVSPNSGQTAAPAPASMTDGEVKKVDPDNGKITLKHGDIKNLDMPGMTMVFTVRDKGQLTNLKPGDKVQFMVVQEGGKMIVTDIQSVR; translated from the coding sequence ATGAACACCATCCAACGTCTGCTCACCATTTCCGCCCTGGCCATGGGCGTTGCCCTGCCGATGGCGGGCCATGCCCAGGTCAGTCCCAATTCAGGCCAGACTGCGGCGCCCGCACCCGCATCCATGACCGACGGCGAGGTCAAGAAGGTCGATCCGGACAACGGCAAGATCACCCTCAAGCATGGGGACATCAAGAACCTGGACATGCCCGGAATGACCATGGTCTTCACCGTCCGCGACAAGGGGCAGCTCACCAACCTCAAGCCCGGCGACAAGGTGCAATTCATGGTCGTCCAGGAAGGCGGGAAGATGATCGTCACCGATATCCAGTCCGTGCGCTGA
- a CDS encoding IS630 family transposase — translation MDKEDARYQTLEQLHERRKQVVRLHKRGIKVMQLVQMTGLSYPAVRRVLDLFEQGGWAGIKPAGRGRAKGDARLLTPQQEAHIQKTISDKRPEQLKIDFFLWSRAAVMQLIEQECGLKLGVRTVGKYLARWGFTPQKPIKKAYEQRPEAVKAWLDEHYPAIEAKASAEGGEIHWGDETALVNTDVRGWSYAPAGEKPVAYTVGSTRQKLSMIATVTNRGKARWMIIDEAFNSERLIEFLQALIKDAGKKVFLIMDNLRVHHSKPVKAWLAQRTQQIEVFYLPSYSPELNPEERLNADLKQAIGKRVPVRTKAKLRDAANEHMAMLEKSPERVMSYFQDPRVKYAAG, via the coding sequence ATGGACAAAGAAGACGCGCGTTACCAGACACTGGAGCAGTTGCACGAGCGGCGAAAGCAAGTCGTGCGGCTGCACAAACGAGGCATCAAAGTCATGCAGTTGGTGCAGATGACGGGCTTGAGCTACCCGGCAGTGCGCCGGGTGCTGGACCTGTTTGAGCAAGGCGGCTGGGCTGGCATCAAACCCGCAGGCCGTGGGCGAGCCAAAGGGGATGCCCGATTGCTCACACCGCAGCAGGAAGCCCACATTCAAAAGACCATCTCTGACAAGCGTCCCGAGCAGTTGAAGATAGATTTCTTCCTGTGGAGTCGCGCTGCTGTCATGCAACTCATCGAGCAGGAATGCGGCTTGAAGCTGGGCGTGCGCACTGTGGGAAAATACCTGGCGCGCTGGGGCTTTACCCCACAAAAGCCCATCAAGAAGGCATACGAGCAGCGACCCGAGGCGGTCAAGGCCTGGCTGGATGAGCACTACCCGGCCATCGAGGCAAAGGCCAGCGCAGAGGGTGGCGAAATTCACTGGGGCGATGAAACCGCACTGGTCAACACCGATGTGCGCGGCTGGAGCTATGCACCAGCGGGTGAAAAACCCGTGGCTTACACCGTGGGCAGCACACGTCAGAAGTTGTCCATGATCGCCACCGTGACCAACCGGGGCAAGGCGCGCTGGATGATCATTGACGAGGCCTTCAACAGCGAGCGGCTGATCGAGTTCCTGCAAGCGCTGATCAAGGACGCGGGCAAGAAGGTGTTTCTGATTATGGACAACCTGCGCGTCCACCACAGTAAACCAGTGAAGGCCTGGTTGGCACAGAGAACCCAACAAATCGAAGTGTTCTACCTGCCCAGCTACAGCCCCGAGCTCAACCCGGAAGAACGGCTCAACGCCGACCTCAAGCAGGCCATAGGCAAGCGGGTGCCCGTCAGAACCAAGGCCAAGTTGCGCGATGCAGCCAACGAGCATATGGCGATGTTGGAGAAGTCACCCGAGCGGGTGATGAGCTACTTTCAGGACCCCAGGGTCAAATATGCCGCAGGTTGA
- a CDS encoding DUF4148 domain-containing protein has product MIQQRLSLSSMIAAAAAVVTLGLPGIASAAYEHPANNEKGFIVHPEHFKSEKTREQVIAETKAAMQQGRLSYGQSNFPLRTPDAAGPGKTREQVINELRSESPEERDARLRLYSPG; this is encoded by the coding sequence ATGATCCAACAACGCCTCTCCCTTTCTTCCATGATTGCCGCCGCGGCCGCAGTGGTTACCTTGGGCCTTCCAGGGATTGCTTCGGCAGCGTACGAGCATCCCGCCAACAACGAAAAGGGCTTCATCGTTCACCCGGAACATTTCAAGAGCGAGAAGACGCGAGAGCAAGTCATCGCAGAAACCAAGGCAGCTATGCAGCAAGGACGCCTTTCTTACGGCCAAAGCAACTTCCCGCTTCGCACACCTGATGCGGCAGGTCCAGGCAAGACGCGTGAGCAAGTAATCAACGAATTGCGGAGCGAGTCCCCTGAAGAGCGCGACGCGCGTCTGCGTCTCTACTCCCCGGGTTGA
- the lspA gene encoding signal peptidase II codes for MSWKSVLYDWGGLNGALFQFINEATPPILMPLAWLFSNVLGNYWTAPLVLLTLWAWSRSTVVTGRALAIRRQLLQFVISFGIAFAITSILKLWLDFPRPAAVFGQLDHVLGTVEAHYSLPSGHSTYAALVVGALWPLAGVRQRMVLVAYVVLVGWSRIAAGMHFPADVLAGWGIASGSLVFAGSLLTMLPVAGRLTVLRAAGIWYGLAAAVLLGDQFAKAVVSLLYGYGDQVAVTSFFNLVHFRNNGAAFSLLAGAGDWARFGFAALALGVSLWLIRLLRQGVSKWEGVGYCLILGGALGNAVDRLLRGAVVDFLDFHWQGAHWPAFNLADVAIAFGAACLLAAAMHQGKAVASDSGHQ; via the coding sequence ATGAGCTGGAAGTCCGTTCTCTATGATTGGGGTGGCTTGAATGGCGCCTTGTTTCAGTTCATCAACGAGGCCACGCCGCCGATTTTGATGCCACTGGCCTGGCTCTTCAGCAACGTCCTGGGCAACTACTGGACTGCGCCTTTGGTCCTGCTCACACTGTGGGCATGGTCAAGATCAACGGTGGTGACGGGGCGCGCCTTGGCGATTCGGCGGCAGCTTCTTCAATTCGTGATCAGCTTCGGCATCGCATTTGCGATCACCTCCATCTTGAAGCTCTGGCTCGATTTTCCGCGACCGGCGGCGGTATTTGGTCAGTTGGATCACGTGCTTGGCACGGTGGAGGCGCACTATAGCCTACCGAGCGGTCACTCCACCTACGCCGCACTTGTTGTCGGGGCGTTGTGGCCGCTGGCCGGTGTTCGCCAGCGAATGGTATTAGTTGCTTATGTCGTTCTGGTCGGCTGGTCGCGCATTGCAGCGGGCATGCACTTTCCGGCTGATGTGTTGGCCGGCTGGGGGATTGCCTCCGGTAGCCTGGTGTTTGCTGGCTCGCTGCTGACGATGCTGCCGGTTGCAGGGAGGTTGACGGTTCTTCGAGCGGCCGGCATCTGGTATGGCTTGGCTGCCGCAGTGCTACTCGGCGATCAATTCGCAAAGGCCGTCGTCTCGCTCCTTTACGGTTATGGCGACCAAGTCGCTGTAACCTCCTTCTTCAATCTCGTCCATTTCAGGAATAACGGTGCCGCTTTCAGCCTGCTGGCTGGTGCAGGCGACTGGGCGCGCTTCGGATTTGCCGCGCTAGCGCTGGGAGTCTCGCTCTGGCTGATCCGCCTGTTGCGTCAGGGCGTGTCGAAATGGGAAGGCGTTGGTTATTGCCTAATCTTAGGTGGGGCGCTGGGTAATGCAGTGGACCGACTGTTGCGAGGGGCTGTAGTCGACTTCCTGGATTTCCATTGGCAGGGAGCGCATTGGCCGGCTTTCAATTTGGCTGACGTTGCGATCGCATTTGGCGCGGCCTGCTTACTTGCTGCTGCGATGCATCAAGGCAAGGCTGTTGCGTCAGACTCTGGACATCAATGA